Within Roseibium sp. HPY-6, the genomic segment AGGCTCATCAGCAACCACCAGCTGATGTCTTCGTCGAAGAAGATCGCCCCCCAAAAGATACCGGCTATCACGGCAATATATCCGGACTGAGACACATAAACTGCCCCACCTACACGCATGATCCGAAAATACAGCCAGACCTCCAAGGCGGAGAACGCAAGCAAGGCGCCAACGATCCAATATGAAGACCAGGAAATGTTTTCCGGGATGTCACCGGACGTGGTTGATTGCAGATAGATGGGTATCATCAAAAGCGTCGCTGCCGCTGTCTCCCCAAGCGCAACTTCAAAATCATGTAAGTCCGGTGGCCAGAACCGGGCGATCACGGTGTGATAGATCGCGTAGACGAGAGGAACACCCAGGCCAATCAGCAGGCCAGCATCGAGTGCGGTGTTCAGAGTGCTCGGGTCACGCAAGACAATTGGCAGGATCGCCAGAAATCCGAGGAGAATACCCATCGTCCTTCGTAGGGTGATGCGTTCC encodes:
- a CDS encoding DMT family transporter, giving the protein MTTQNLPVSVLILGLVWGLNFSLMKFAALSGIPFALLATMTIFGNLVIFTGFCLLFTGRLRLARTAVAFFLACGILGYLLPFFMELFAAPRIWASTLALLVALTPIMTLLIAGVSRTERITLRRTMGILLGFLAILPIVLRDPSTLNTALDAGLLIGLGVPLVYAIYHTVIARFWPPDLHDFEVALGETAAATLLMIPIYLQSTTSGDIPENISWSSYWIVGALLAFSALEVWLYFRIMRVGGAVYVSQSGYIAVIAGIFWGAIFFDEDISWWLLMSLFMILIALWFVAHTKKEEG